In Hasllibacter sp. MH4015, the following proteins share a genomic window:
- a CDS encoding SAM-dependent methyltransferase, giving the protein MSDDARFLHDEAMSEVQERLQDVNRTFTAPAIVTDFPKIWQELMPDARIVPMAEVLDLDAGDHDLVLHAMSLHWADDPVGQVVQCRRALQPDGLFLSVAFGGATLQELRAALAEAETRVTGGLSPRVAPMAEIREMGGLLQRAGLALPVADSFRKIVTYSNAIALMHDLRAMGEGNALAGRHRAIPPRALFPTAAAIYAESFPAEQNRIQATFEFVFLTGWAPHESQQKPLRPGAATSRLADALSTTEFDEAANPVHDRPDDESPNSK; this is encoded by the coding sequence ATGTCCGACGACGCCCGCTTCCTCCACGACGAGGCGATGTCTGAAGTGCAGGAGAGGCTGCAAGACGTTAACAGAACGTTTACAGCACCCGCGATCGTGACGGATTTTCCGAAAATCTGGCAGGAATTGATGCCGGACGCGCGGATCGTACCGATGGCGGAGGTGCTGGATCTGGATGCGGGTGACCATGACCTCGTGCTCCACGCCATGTCGCTCCATTGGGCCGATGACCCGGTGGGGCAGGTCGTGCAATGCCGCCGCGCCCTGCAACCTGACGGACTTTTTCTTTCGGTCGCCTTCGGTGGCGCCACCCTGCAGGAGCTTCGCGCGGCCCTGGCGGAGGCCGAGACGCGCGTGACCGGCGGGCTCAGCCCGCGCGTCGCGCCAATGGCAGAAATCCGAGAAATGGGCGGCCTTTTGCAACGGGCGGGTCTGGCACTTCCGGTGGCCGACAGCTTCCGCAAGATCGTGACCTATTCCAACGCCATCGCGCTGATGCATGATCTGCGCGCCATGGGCGAGGGAAATGCCCTGGCCGGCCGGCACAGGGCAATTCCGCCCCGCGCATTGTTCCCAACGGCCGCCGCGATCTATGCCGAGTCGTTTCCGGCAGAACAAAATCGCATCCAAGCGACGTTTGAATTCGTATTCCTTACAGGATGGGCGCCCCATGAGAGCCAGCAGAAACCCCTGCGGCCCGGTGCGGCGACGTCCCGTTTGGCCGACGCGCTGAGCACAACCGAATTTGACGAGGCCGCCAATCCGGTCCATGACCGGCCCGACGACGAAAGCCCGAACAGCAAATGA
- a CDS encoding ComF family protein, producing MRLQSILHAVFPPECLNCGTMVEDSFAICGACWGDTPFVLGAACDLCGTGLPGQTPDRGEALTCRDCERIARPWDHGRAVFAYDGVGRKLVLALKHGDRAEVARAAGPWMARAIDDVPLDDPVLVPIPLHWTRLARRRFNQAALLAHALSRHINAEVAPMALLRARLTPTQDGRDREARFANLDAAITPHPRHAAALDGRDVVLIDDVMTSGATFSAATQACRRAGAKNVCVLALARVGPDT from the coding sequence GTGAGATTGCAATCAATCCTACACGCGGTCTTCCCGCCCGAATGCCTGAATTGCGGAACGATGGTGGAGGATTCCTTTGCGATTTGCGGCGCGTGCTGGGGCGACACGCCGTTCGTGCTCGGCGCGGCTTGTGACCTGTGCGGCACCGGCCTACCCGGGCAGACCCCGGACCGGGGGGAGGCTCTGACCTGCCGCGATTGCGAACGTATCGCCAGACCCTGGGACCACGGGCGCGCGGTCTTCGCCTATGACGGTGTCGGGCGAAAACTTGTGCTTGCCCTGAAGCACGGGGATCGGGCGGAGGTCGCGCGCGCCGCCGGTCCGTGGATGGCGCGCGCCATTGACGATGTACCCTTGGACGATCCTGTTCTGGTGCCGATCCCCCTACATTGGACAAGGCTCGCGCGCCGACGCTTCAATCAGGCGGCGCTGCTGGCCCATGCCCTGTCCCGGCACATCAATGCGGAGGTTGCCCCGATGGCGCTGCTGCGGGCACGGCTTACCCCGACCCAGGACGGACGAGACCGTGAAGCGCGTTTTGCCAATCTCGACGCGGCGATTACGCCCCACCCACGCCATGCGGCAGCGTTGGACGGGCGCGACGTGGTGTTGATCGACGATGTCATGACCTCCGGCGCGACGTTTTCCGCGGCCACCCAAGCCTGTCGTCGGGCCGGTGCCAAAAATGTGTGCGTCCTTGCCCTAGCGCGCGTCGGACCAGACACATAG
- the grxC gene encoding glutaredoxin 3, which translates to MPMIEIYTSPLCGYCHAAKRMLNDKGVRFSEVDVAADPAKRQEMMGRANGRHTVPQIFIDDSHIGGYDDLAALDRSGKLDPLLAAE; encoded by the coding sequence ATGCCCATGATCGAAATCTACACATCGCCGCTGTGCGGTTACTGTCATGCTGCCAAGCGGATGCTGAACGACAAGGGCGTCCGTTTTTCCGAGGTGGATGTCGCCGCCGATCCCGCCAAGCGGCAGGAGATGATGGGCCGCGCCAACGGGCGCCATACGGTTCCACAGATCTTCATAGATGACAGCCATATCGGCGGCTACGACGACCTTGCAGCTCTGGACCGGTCGGGCAAGCTGGACCCGCTGCTCGCGGCGGAGTGA
- a CDS encoding MarR family winged helix-turn-helix transcriptional regulator, whose translation MSTSDDPLSVALFSEVFMVGQLARARLSKALPKGMELSHFSVLNHLSRVQDEKTPAELARAFHLTRGAMTNTLNRLEWAGHIHVRPDWDDARRKMISISPAGRRARDAAISAIAPILAEAVSEIGADKVRSTLPVMRDMRVKLEGDGEM comes from the coding sequence ATGTCGACCTCCGATGATCCCCTCTCCGTCGCGCTGTTCAGCGAGGTTTTCATGGTGGGTCAACTGGCCCGGGCGCGGTTGTCCAAGGCGCTGCCTAAGGGGATGGAGTTGAGCCACTTCTCCGTGCTCAACCACCTCAGCCGCGTGCAGGACGAAAAGACCCCTGCGGAACTGGCGCGTGCCTTTCACCTCACCCGGGGGGCTATGACGAACACGCTCAACCGGCTGGAATGGGCGGGCCATATCCATGTGCGGCCTGATTGGGACGATGCACGGCGCAAGATGATCTCCATCAGCCCTGCTGGCCGCCGTGCACGCGATGCCGCGATCTCGGCCATCGCGCCGATCCTTGCAGAGGCGGTGTCGGAGATCGGGGCGGACAAGGTGCGCTCCACCCTGCCGGTCATGCGCGACATGCGCGTCAAGCTGGAGGGCGACGGGGAGATGTAG
- the ubiG gene encoding bifunctional 2-polyprenyl-6-hydroxyphenol methylase/3-demethylubiquinol 3-O-methyltransferase UbiG: protein MSAAPQTTVDDAEIAKFEAMAAEWWDVDGKFKPLHMLNPTRLDYITSQIAAEFGRDLKANAPFAGLRILDIGCGGGLLAEPMARLGADVVGADAAERNIPVAQVHAEQSGLKIDYRHTTAEALADAGEQFDVVLNMEVVEHVADPLAYLTACQQLLKPGGLMICSTLNRNPKSYLMAIIGAEHVMRWLPKGTHEWSKFITPDELFDLIGQAGLDPVDRKGFVFNPILWTWGLSDRDLSVNYVTASVKR, encoded by the coding sequence ATGAGCGCCGCACCTCAGACAACCGTCGATGACGCCGAGATCGCCAAGTTTGAGGCGATGGCCGCCGAATGGTGGGATGTCGACGGCAAATTCAAACCGCTCCACATGCTCAACCCCACGCGGCTGGATTACATTACCAGCCAGATCGCGGCGGAGTTCGGGCGCGACCTGAAGGCAAACGCGCCGTTTGCGGGCCTGCGCATCCTCGATATCGGGTGCGGCGGCGGTTTGCTGGCAGAGCCGATGGCACGGCTTGGGGCGGACGTGGTCGGTGCCGACGCGGCGGAGAGGAACATCCCCGTGGCGCAGGTTCATGCGGAACAATCGGGATTGAAGATCGACTATCGCCACACCACGGCGGAGGCGCTGGCTGACGCGGGTGAACAATTCGACGTCGTCCTCAACATGGAAGTTGTCGAACACGTGGCCGATCCGTTGGCCTACCTGACCGCATGCCAGCAACTTCTGAAGCCTGGCGGGTTGATGATCTGCTCTACGCTCAACCGGAACCCGAAAAGCTACCTCATGGCGATCATCGGGGCGGAACATGTGATGCGCTGGCTTCCCAAGGGCACCCATGAATGGTCGAAATTCATCACTCCGGACGAGTTGTTCGACCTCATCGGACAGGCCGGTTTGGACCCGGTGGACCGCAAAGGATTCGTCTTCAACCCGATCCTGTGGACCTGGGGATTGAGCGACCGGGATCTGAGCGTCAACTACGTCACGGCATCCGTGAAGCGGTGA
- the pip gene encoding prolyl aminopeptidase: MDKFSGQKRAAAHLFPPIDPFDQRMLDVGDGHHIYVEQCGNPRGAPVVVLHGGPGGGCSPAMRRYFDPDVWRVILFDQRGCGRSRPHASTKGNTTWHLVADIERIRHTLGIDRWAVFGGSWGATLGLIYAQAHPGPVAYLALRGVFLSMQRELDWFYGGGAGQFWPDQWARFVSLVPEEERGDLIAAYNRRLFSGDLMVETRFARAWAAWENALASMDSDGHGGESPADYARAFARLENHYFVNKGFLEEDGQILRDLHRIAHIPGTIVQGRYDMICPPISAHTLARGWAAGRLHMVRGAGHALSEAGISQELVRVMKAVGDKRPKFGL; this comes from the coding sequence ATGGATAAGTTCTCCGGCCAAAAGCGCGCAGCCGCGCATTTGTTCCCGCCGATCGACCCCTTCGATCAGCGCATGCTGGATGTGGGCGACGGCCATCACATCTATGTGGAGCAATGCGGCAACCCGCGCGGTGCGCCTGTCGTGGTCCTCCATGGCGGGCCGGGCGGTGGATGCAGCCCCGCGATGCGGCGCTATTTCGATCCCGATGTCTGGCGCGTGATCCTGTTTGACCAGCGTGGATGCGGCCGGTCGCGGCCCCACGCCTCGACCAAGGGCAACACGACCTGGCACCTTGTCGCGGATATCGAGCGCATCCGGCACACCCTGGGCATTGATCGTTGGGCCGTGTTCGGCGGATCCTGGGGTGCGACCCTGGGCCTGATCTATGCGCAGGCGCATCCAGGCCCGGTGGCGTATCTGGCCCTGCGCGGCGTGTTCTTGTCGATGCAGCGAGAACTGGACTGGTTTTATGGCGGCGGCGCGGGGCAATTCTGGCCCGATCAATGGGCGCGGTTCGTCAGCCTTGTCCCGGAGGAGGAAAGGGGCGACCTGATCGCGGCCTATAACCGGCGCCTGTTCTCCGGTGATCTGATGGTGGAGACGCGGTTCGCCCGCGCCTGGGCCGCGTGGGAAAATGCGCTGGCGTCGATGGACAGTGACGGCCATGGCGGCGAAAGCCCCGCGGATTACGCGCGCGCCTTTGCCCGGTTGGAGAACCACTATTTCGTCAACAAGGGCTTTCTTGAGGAAGACGGCCAGATCCTGCGCGATCTGCACCGCATCGCCCACATCCCCGGCACCATCGTGCAGGGCCGGTACGACATGATCTGCCCCCCGATCTCTGCCCATACGCTTGCGCGGGGTTGGGCCGCGGGCCGCCTGCACATGGTGCGTGGTGCCGGCCATGCCCTGAGCGAGGCCGGGATCAGCCAGGAACTCGTACGCGTGATGAAGGCCGTGGGGGACAAGCGCCCGAAATTCGGGTTGTGA
- a CDS encoding error-prone DNA polymerase — translation MGFAELSITSNFTFLTGGSHPEEYARRAAFLQLDAIAIADANSVAGVVRAWSELRKIQQEIDDAKAAAADPIGPPRPDHVPPAPRAPIDHVPRLLPASRLVFDNGMEITALPRDREGWGTLCRLLSTGRLRAEKGKCDLRLDDLMERNGGLTLLLHAPRRVTKRWLRAAERIAPLSPYLCLSPIYDGQDSVRFGAQTRIAGTLGLRTVASARPLMHHGRRRRLSDVLTCIRQGIRVEDLGTAAQANAEQRLRSETEMRNIFNGHEDAVARSMEVVDGLRFDIQSLRYEYPSEITGNETAAERLRRLAIEGLRWRYPKGVPERAERQLNHELQLIKKLGYEPYFLTVHDIVAFARSKNILCQGRGSAANSITCYALGVTSVSPEVGTMVFERFVSEARNEPPDIDVDFEHERREEVIQHIYERYSRERAGLCATVIHYRGKRAVREVGKAMGLSEDILSALSSQIWGSWSKTGPEMERMREIGLDPDSPRLAQTIHLIEEIIGFPRHLSQHVGGFVITEGRLDELVPIENATMANRTVICWDKDDIDALGILKVDVLALGMLTCIRKGFDLLVEHHETTYTLATLPPEDPVVYDMLCRADSLGVFQVESRAQMNFLPRMRPRCFYDLVIQVAIIRPGPIQGDMVHPFIRRRNGEEEVSFPSDELGRVLGKTLGVPLFQEQAMQIAITGAGFTPDESDRLRRSLATFKKHGNVSDFRTRFLKGMGDKGYERDFAERCFSQIEGFGSYGFPESHAASFALLVYASSWLKCHHPGIFACALLNAQPMGFYAPAQIVRDAREHGVEVRPVCVNQSKWENIMERTEAGDLALRLGFRQIKSMREDEAEWVVAARGNGYHAVEDVWRRAGVDARILTILAEADAFAACGLSRRDALWAARALTPRNELPLFAGDLDGEGIVEQAVLLPQMSEGEQVVEDYVSMRLTLRTHPVALIRDRLSPGIDPRLLEPVAPAKVEIDTEEKPQPRTALPAPNAIGTATLQ, via the coding sequence ATGGGATTCGCGGAACTCTCTATCACGTCCAACTTCACCTTCCTCACGGGCGGTTCTCACCCCGAGGAATATGCAAGACGTGCCGCTTTTCTTCAGTTGGATGCCATTGCCATCGCCGATGCGAACTCCGTCGCCGGTGTCGTTCGCGCCTGGTCGGAATTGCGCAAGATCCAGCAGGAGATAGACGACGCGAAAGCCGCCGCCGCTGATCCGATCGGCCCACCGCGCCCCGATCACGTTCCCCCGGCGCCGCGCGCGCCGATCGACCATGTGCCGCGTCTTCTGCCTGCCAGTCGCCTGGTCTTCGACAACGGGATGGAGATCACCGCCCTGCCGAGGGATCGCGAGGGCTGGGGCACTTTGTGCCGGTTGCTGTCGACCGGCAGGCTCAGGGCGGAGAAGGGGAAGTGCGACCTGAGACTGGACGACCTTATGGAGCGGAATGGCGGGCTGACCCTGCTGCTCCATGCGCCGAGGCGGGTCACGAAACGCTGGCTGCGTGCGGCCGAACGGATCGCCCCCCTGTCCCCCTATCTGTGCCTGTCACCGATTTATGACGGGCAGGACAGCGTTCGCTTTGGCGCGCAGACACGGATCGCCGGAACCCTGGGCCTGAGAACCGTCGCCTCCGCCCGTCCGCTGATGCACCATGGTCGCCGTCGTCGCCTGAGCGATGTTCTGACCTGTATCCGCCAGGGTATTCGGGTGGAGGATCTGGGCACCGCCGCGCAGGCCAATGCCGAACAACGCCTGCGCAGCGAGACGGAGATGCGCAACATCTTCAACGGCCATGAAGACGCCGTTGCGCGCAGTATGGAGGTCGTCGACGGGCTGCGTTTCGACATTCAAAGCCTGCGCTACGAATATCCGTCCGAGATCACCGGCAACGAAACCGCCGCTGAGCGTCTGCGCCGCCTTGCCATTGAGGGGCTGCGATGGCGCTATCCCAAGGGCGTGCCCGAACGGGCGGAGCGGCAGCTGAACCATGAACTTCAACTGATCAAGAAGCTCGGCTATGAGCCCTATTTCCTGACGGTGCATGACATCGTGGCCTTCGCGCGATCCAAGAACATCCTGTGCCAGGGGCGGGGATCGGCGGCCAATTCGATCACCTGCTACGCGCTTGGCGTCACATCGGTCAGCCCCGAGGTCGGGACAATGGTGTTCGAACGCTTCGTGTCGGAGGCCCGCAACGAGCCCCCCGATATCGACGTGGATTTTGAACACGAGCGTCGCGAGGAGGTGATCCAGCACATCTACGAACGCTATAGCCGAGAGCGCGCGGGCCTGTGCGCCACGGTGATTCATTACCGCGGCAAGCGCGCCGTGCGGGAGGTCGGAAAGGCGATGGGCCTGTCGGAAGATATCCTGTCGGCGCTCAGCTCCCAGATCTGGGGGTCGTGGTCCAAGACCGGGCCGGAGATGGAGCGGATGCGCGAGATCGGCCTTGATCCGGACAGTCCGCGCCTGGCCCAGACCATTCACCTGATCGAGGAGATCATCGGTTTCCCGAGGCACCTGAGCCAGCATGTCGGCGGCTTTGTCATCACCGAAGGGCGTCTGGATGAACTGGTGCCGATCGAAAACGCCACGATGGCCAATCGCACGGTCATCTGCTGGGACAAGGACGACATTGACGCGCTCGGCATCCTGAAGGTGGATGTGCTGGCCCTGGGCATGCTGACCTGCATCCGGAAGGGCTTTGATCTGCTCGTGGAGCATCACGAAACGACATACACGCTGGCCACCCTGCCGCCCGAGGATCCGGTGGTCTATGACATGCTGTGCCGGGCCGATTCCCTTGGGGTGTTCCAGGTGGAAAGCCGCGCGCAGATGAATTTCCTGCCCAGAATGCGGCCGCGTTGCTTCTATGACCTGGTGATCCAGGTCGCCATCATCCGCCCTGGCCCGATCCAGGGCGACATGGTGCATCCGTTCATCCGCCGCCGGAACGGGGAGGAAGAGGTCAGCTTCCCTTCAGACGAGTTGGGGCGGGTTCTGGGCAAGACCCTCGGGGTGCCCCTGTTCCAGGAACAGGCGATGCAGATCGCCATCACCGGGGCGGGCTTCACCCCCGATGAATCAGACCGCCTGCGCCGGTCACTGGCGACGTTCAAGAAGCACGGCAATGTCAGCGATTTCCGCACGCGGTTCCTGAAGGGCATGGGCGACAAGGGCTATGAGCGCGACTTCGCGGAGCGGTGTTTTTCGCAGATCGAAGGCTTTGGCTCTTACGGGTTTCCCGAAAGCCACGCGGCGAGTTTCGCCCTGCTGGTCTATGCGTCGAGCTGGCTGAAATGCCACCACCCCGGCATCTTCGCCTGCGCGCTTCTGAATGCTCAACCGATGGGGTTCTACGCCCCCGCCCAGATCGTGCGGGACGCGCGGGAACACGGGGTGGAGGTGCGGCCCGTCTGTGTGAACCAGTCGAAATGGGAAAACATCATGGAGCGCACGGAGGCCGGGGACCTGGCGCTCAGGTTGGGGTTCCGGCAGATCAAGTCGATGCGCGAGGATGAAGCCGAGTGGGTCGTCGCGGCACGGGGCAATGGCTATCACGCGGTGGAGGATGTCTGGCGGCGTGCAGGGGTCGATGCTCGCATCCTCACGATACTGGCCGAGGCCGATGCCTTTGCGGCCTGCGGCCTGTCGCGGCGCGACGCGCTCTGGGCCGCCCGTGCTTTGACGCCGCGCAACGAACTGCCCCTGTTCGCGGGCGATCTGGATGGCGAGGGGATCGTGGAGCAAGCGGTCTTGCTGCCGCAGATGAGTGAGGGGGAGCAAGTGGTGGAGGATTACGTGTCGATGCGGCTGACGCTCAGGACCCATCCCGTGGCCCTGATCCGCGACCGGCTGAGCCCGGGGATTGATCCAAGGCTTCTGGAACCCGTGGCCCCAGCAAAGGTCGAAATCGACACGGAAGAGAAACCTCAACCTCGCACGGCTTTGCCCGCACCCAACGCGATCGGAACCGCCACGTTACAGTGA
- a CDS encoding Coenzyme F420 hydrogenase/dehydrogenase, beta subunit C-terminal domain, with protein MPRDTRADIPIAPQLGGGPRPGLCTDCGISRMGDGKACGKACQFIQPDYPGAERRVHGRVTDPDRGEEAFFGVTQAMHRARLRVPASGAQWTGLTTELAAELLRSGTVTAVLTVAPDPEDRWKPLPVIVTEPEGLAQCRGMRMGFGPTLAALEPAMEAGHKRIAVIGIPCQVYALRQIEADLGLERLYVIGTPCSDNTTTEKFHDFLALLDERPDAISYLEFRADYRVELRFDDGRPTRVVPFLQLPISKLPPDFFPLTCKTCVDYTNRLADITVGYMGGDGDQWVITRNVSGAEMWEAISDRVAIRPLTDKGKREGAVKGFLANTERAAGGMPLRSMPDWLRPVVSFLQPRIGPRGLEFARARVEMKAIETILHLRRAHPARVKNMVPEHVWRVAERYGLTRKDGE; from the coding sequence ATGCCCCGAGACACCCGTGCAGATATCCCCATTGCCCCGCAGCTTGGCGGCGGGCCGCGGCCGGGATTGTGCACCGATTGCGGGATCAGCCGGATGGGGGACGGCAAGGCATGTGGCAAAGCCTGCCAATTCATCCAGCCCGATTATCCGGGCGCGGAACGGCGCGTCCATGGGCGTGTCACGGACCCCGATAGAGGGGAAGAGGCGTTTTTTGGCGTCACCCAAGCCATGCACCGTGCCCGTCTGCGCGTTCCCGCCTCCGGTGCGCAATGGACGGGCCTGACCACGGAATTGGCGGCTGAACTGCTCCGCTCCGGCACCGTGACCGCCGTGCTTACGGTCGCCCCGGACCCGGAGGATCGCTGGAAGCCCCTGCCTGTCATCGTGACGGAACCCGAGGGGCTGGCCCAATGCCGCGGGATGCGGATGGGGTTTGGCCCCACGCTGGCGGCGCTGGAGCCGGCAATGGAGGCCGGGCACAAGCGCATCGCGGTGATCGGAATCCCCTGCCAGGTCTACGCACTTCGGCAGATCGAGGCGGATTTGGGGTTGGAGCGTCTATACGTCATCGGAACCCCGTGTTCGGACAACACGACCACCGAGAAATTCCACGATTTTCTTGCGCTTCTGGACGAGCGGCCCGATGCGATCAGCTACCTCGAATTCCGAGCCGATTATCGTGTGGAGTTGCGCTTTGACGATGGAAGGCCGACCCGCGTGGTGCCGTTCCTGCAATTGCCGATCTCAAAGCTGCCGCCCGATTTCTTCCCCCTGACCTGCAAGACATGCGTGGATTATACCAACCGGCTGGCTGACATCACCGTGGGCTATATGGGCGGCGATGGGGATCAATGGGTCATCACCCGCAATGTAAGCGGGGCGGAGATGTGGGAGGCGATTTCAGATCGGGTGGCCATCCGTCCGCTGACAGACAAGGGCAAGCGCGAGGGCGCGGTGAAGGGATTTCTCGCCAACACGGAGCGGGCGGCGGGCGGGATGCCGTTGCGCTCCATGCCCGATTGGCTGCGTCCCGTGGTGTCTTTCCTCCAGCCAAGGATCGGGCCACGGGGCCTCGAATTCGCCCGGGCGCGGGTGGAGATGAAAGCCATCGAGACGATCCTGCACCTGCGTCGCGCCCATCCCGCCCGGGTCAAGAACATGGTGCCTGAGCATGTCTGGCGCGTGGCTGAGCGTTACGGATTGACGCGCAAAGACGGGGAGTGA
- a CDS encoding uracil-xanthine permease family protein translates to MADNSIGTPAQLRDPNYTPALHRAVPLGIQHVLAMFVSNITPAIIISGAAGFGFGSDAGANGFPDMTYLIQMSMLFAGIATLFQTIGLGPVGARLPIVQGTSFAFIPIMIPLVAGQGVEALPALFGGVVVGGLFHAVLATFIGKIRFALPPLVTGLVVTMIGLALVKVGIQYAAGGVPAITQPEYGSLLNWGAALVVVFVTLGLKFFARGMLSVSAVVIGIIAGYIYALMFGMVTFEGIGTSWGRAAPFALPELFRYGFEFSIAAVVGFCLMAFVSAVETVGDVSGITKGGAGREATDKEISGATYADGVGTAIAGLFGGFPNTSFSQNVGLIAMTGVMSRHVVTIGALFLILCGLVPKVGAVIRTIPIEVLGGGVIVMFGMVVAAGISMLSDVNWNRRNMVIFAISLSVGLGLQLDPQAVQYLPETLRILMTSGLLPAALIAIVLNLVLPEELAAESTEEVSGGMAGHGEGSLPKS, encoded by the coding sequence ATGGCTGACAACAGCATCGGAACGCCAGCGCAGCTCCGCGATCCGAATTACACACCGGCGCTTCACCGCGCGGTTCCACTGGGCATCCAGCACGTGCTGGCCATGTTCGTATCAAACATCACGCCCGCGATCATCATCTCCGGCGCCGCCGGGTTCGGGTTCGGCTCCGATGCGGGGGCCAATGGCTTCCCGGACATGACATACCTGATCCAGATGTCGATGCTATTCGCAGGCATCGCCACGCTGTTCCAGACGATCGGCCTGGGGCCCGTGGGCGCGCGCCTGCCGATCGTCCAGGGCACGTCTTTCGCTTTCATTCCGATCATGATCCCGCTTGTCGCAGGTCAGGGGGTCGAGGCGCTTCCGGCACTGTTCGGCGGGGTCGTCGTGGGCGGTCTGTTCCACGCCGTTCTGGCGACGTTCATCGGCAAGATCCGCTTCGCCCTTCCGCCGCTTGTCACCGGCCTTGTCGTTACGATGATCGGCCTGGCGCTGGTGAAGGTCGGCATCCAATACGCAGCCGGCGGTGTTCCGGCGATCACCCAGCCGGAATACGGCAGCCTTCTGAACTGGGGCGCGGCGCTTGTGGTCGTCTTCGTGACGCTCGGGTTGAAATTCTTCGCGCGTGGCATGCTGTCGGTATCCGCCGTTGTGATCGGCATCATCGCGGGCTACATCTATGCGCTGATGTTCGGCATGGTCACGTTCGAGGGGATCGGAACTTCTTGGGGTCGCGCCGCACCCTTCGCCTTGCCCGAGCTCTTCCGCTACGGCTTCGAATTCTCGATCGCGGCGGTTGTCGGCTTCTGCCTGATGGCGTTCGTGTCGGCGGTCGAAACCGTCGGCGATGTGTCGGGCATCACCAAGGGTGGCGCGGGGCGCGAGGCGACCGACAAGGAAATTTCCGGCGCGACCTATGCCGATGGTGTCGGCACCGCGATTGCGGGCCTGTTCGGTGGCTTCCCCAACACTTCCTTCAGCCAGAATGTCGGACTGATTGCCATGACCGGCGTGATGAGCCGCCATGTCGTGACCATCGGCGCGCTGTTCCTGATCCTGTGCGGTCTTGTGCCGAAGGTCGGCGCGGTGATCCGCACCATCCCGATCGAGGTTCTGGGCGGTGGTGTCATCGTGATGTTCGGCATGGTCGTGGCCGCAGGCATCTCGATGCTGTCGGACGTGAACTGGAACCGCCGGAACATGGTGATCTTCGCGATTTCGCTGTCCGTTGGTCTGGGCCTGCAACTTGACCCGCAGGCGGTGCAATACTTGCCCGAGACGCTGCGCATCCTCATGACCTCGGGCCTTCTTCCCGCGGCATTGATCGCGATCGTGCTGAACCTCGTTCTGCCGGAGGAGCTGGCCGCCGAATCCACCGAAGAGGTATCGGGCGGCATGGCGGGTCACGGCGAAGGCAGCTTGCCCAAAAGCTGA
- a CDS encoding ureidoglycolate lyase, with amino-acid sequence MRSLVATAITAEAFKPYGEVIEVGTVQPLLINAGMCNRYTDLATFDIEDGTVGLSLFQATLRDMPYTCDLLERHPLGSQCFIPMSDAAYLVIVAPDDGGRPGPASAFLATHSVAVNLARNTWHGVLAPIAGSGLFAVIDRVGDGPNLEEYRMEEPVLVTSTKR; translated from the coding sequence ATGAGATCGCTTGTCGCCACTGCGATCACGGCGGAGGCTTTCAAGCCCTACGGCGAAGTGATCGAAGTCGGCACAGTCCAACCGCTGTTGATCAATGCGGGGATGTGCAACCGGTATACCGACCTTGCGACATTCGACATCGAAGACGGCACAGTCGGGCTTAGCCTGTTCCAGGCGACGCTGCGCGACATGCCGTATACCTGCGACCTGCTGGAGCGTCATCCGCTTGGCTCCCAATGCTTCATCCCGATGTCCGACGCCGCGTATCTCGTGATCGTCGCGCCCGACGACGGGGGCCGACCCGGCCCCGCTTCCGCATTTCTGGCCACCCATTCGGTCGCCGTAAACCTGGCACGCAACACCTGGCACGGCGTTCTTGCGCCGATCGCCGGGTCCGGCCTTTTCGCCGTAATCGACAGGGTCGGCGATGGCCCCAACCTTGAGGAGTACCGGATGGAGGAGCCGGTGCTTGTCACATCAACGAAACGGTGA